From the genome of Pseudomonas sihuiensis:
CCAATCGCGAGGTGGCGGCCAAGCTGGGTTTGAGCGAGAAGACGGTGAAGTACTACATGACCAACGTGATGCAGAAGCTGCATGCGCGCAATCGTGTCGAGGCGGTGGCGGCAGTGCGCCGCTATTGGGAAAGCCACAAGACCTGGACGGTAGGCATCGGTGCGCCGTGACGGCACAGGTGTTACTGGCAGTTTTCGTCATCGTGTAAATCGAATCTGGCCGTGACCCGGGTACCTTGCCCGGGGGCCGATTCGAGCTCGAACGTCCCGCCCAGAGACTCCACCCGATAGCGCATGCCCACCAGTCCCAGGCGCGAGCGATGTGACCCTGTCGCGGCCTGAAGACCCTGATCAATGCCTGCGCCGGCGTCCGCCACCTGGACTTCCAGTACGCCCTGCCGGCACTCGGCACTGACCCGCTGCCCCTGGCCGCCGGCATGGTGGAAGGCGTTGTTCAACGCCTCCTGTACCAGCCGGTAGACGCAGATCTTGTAGGACAGACTCAGCGCCTCGGGTAACTCGCCGAGATCTAGCTGCACCTTGGTTTCGCTGCGCTGTTCATGGCGTTGCACCACCAGCTTGAGCAACTCGTCCAGGCTCAGCTCGTTGATCTCCGGCAGCGCCAGGCCACGGGAGATGCCGCGGATCTCGCGCAGGCTGTCCTGGGCGGCGCTGCGGATGGTCTCCAGCGCATCGTTCTGCCCCGTTGGGCAAAGTTCGGCGAGCTCGTCCAGACGCAGCAGGATCAGGGTCAGGAGCTGCGCCGGGCCGTCGTGCAGATCGGCGCCCAGGCGCCGGTGGGTCAGCTCGTTGATGGTGGCGAACTCCTGGCTGGCGGTGCTGACCCGGCGTTGCAGCGCGGCGTTCTGCTGGTGCAAGGCCTCCTGCTCGCGCATCTGCTGACGCAGGATCGCCTGCTGGCGCTCGATGATGCGGTCGCCGCGGCGGACGATGAGAAAGAGCAGCAGGAGCATGGCCAGGGTGGCCGCGGCGATGATCGCCCAGACCTGCTGGTGGATGCTGCCGATCTCGTGCTCCATCTCGTAGAATTCACCGATGGCGATGATCCGTCCGCTACCGAACTCGCGCAGCGGCACGTAGGTCTCGTACAGCGGTCGGTTGAAGCTGCGCTCGTAGGCGTGCTCGTCATGATCCAGCGGGCTCAGGCGGGTGACCACCTTGCCCTGCATGGCCTCGGCGATGGGGCCGGCCGGGTGATAGTAGAAGACCGGCCGCTTGCTGGTGCTGTAGACGTTGCGCCCATCGGGCAACCAGATCTTCACCGAAACGATGTGCTGTTTGAGCGACGTGTCTTTCATCAGGTTGTCGATGGCTTGCACGCTTTCGGTTTTCAGCGTGCTGGCCGAGGCCAGTTCCTGCACATATTCGTCCAGATACGCTTCCATGTAGATGGCCGCGCCTTCGCCGGCGCTGTGCGCGGCTGCCAGCCTGATCTGCTGGCTGACCAGGCTGCCGACGAAGGCCATGCTCAGGCCCAGGATCAATGCGGCGAGCAGGATGAATTGAGTCGAGCGGTTGAGCCCGGCCAGAGGGTGCCAGAGGCGCTGAGGCCAGGTGTCTGGCGATTCGACCATGGTCTGATCTGCAGGCTCGACGAAAGTCTTCGAATTTGATTCGACCTTTGCCTCTGTGGCCATTCGCCTTGCTCCCCGATGCTGGTGACAAGCGCTTTGTGCAGGCAGCCGATGCAATCAGTCGACGCCTGTCTCAACAAGCTAGTCCAGGATGCGCTGCGGGGCGGCTTTTATAGCGGTTGCCGCCTCGACTGGAGTAGCGACGATGCCCGTAGAGCGGTACCGGCATCGGCTGGACCTTAGCTTGACCTGGCCCCCCGCAGGGCCCTTGCAGTCGAGTGTGAGCGTGCTGGAGTCGCCGCGCAGGAGAGGGCGCGCAACTTTGGGCGTGCTCATCCGGGAAGGTAAAACATGGCTTTGCGCCTCGTTGTCAGAAGTCGATCGGTGGACAGTCCAGCCGATCCGTTCGCGCTGCGTTTTCACGGGCCACCAGCACCCTGAATGGTCGGCGAGCTTGAAGCTTGCCGCCTATCGCGGGGTGTGCGGCGCAGTTGCCTGCCACATCCCCTCTCTTTTTGTACTTGTTCGCCAACGTCCGACCACGCCGTTGCAATGTTGCCGTATGCATGTGGTTTTCCTGACCTGAACGTCAGTTGTACTCAGCATTGAGGGAACAAAGATGGCCACTCTAACCGTCAATCAAGCCGATCTTGTTTTAATTCTCCAGCAGATCAAGATTTCCGAAGCCCATGCCGCCG
Proteins encoded in this window:
- a CDS encoding sensor histidine kinase codes for the protein MATEAKVESNSKTFVEPADQTMVESPDTWPQRLWHPLAGLNRSTQFILLAALILGLSMAFVGSLVSQQIRLAAAHSAGEGAAIYMEAYLDEYVQELASASTLKTESVQAIDNLMKDTSLKQHIVSVKIWLPDGRNVYSTSKRPVFYYHPAGPIAEAMQGKVVTRLSPLDHDEHAYERSFNRPLYETYVPLREFGSGRIIAIGEFYEMEHEIGSIHQQVWAIIAAATLAMLLLLFLIVRRGDRIIERQQAILRQQMREQEALHQQNAALQRRVSTASQEFATINELTHRRLGADLHDGPAQLLTLILLRLDELAELCPTGQNDALETIRSAAQDSLREIRGISRGLALPEINELSLDELLKLVVQRHEQRSETKVQLDLGELPEALSLSYKICVYRLVQEALNNAFHHAGGQGQRVSAECRQGVLEVQVADAGAGIDQGLQAATGSHRSRLGLVGMRYRVESLGGTFELESAPGQGTRVTARFDLHDDENCQ